The following are encoded together in the Arcobacter aquimarinus genome:
- a CDS encoding polysaccharide deacetylase family protein: MKYFLLLCLSYLYLNANGHIFVYHRFGDSKHESTNTSIKELEQQFDYLKKYNYEVVPLSKIIDRLAKKENIPNNWVAFTIDDAYKSFYQNGLEIFKKYNYPFTLFVYVEATNKKYGDFMNWEEIKESSKYGDIELHSYSHEQLIKLSDEEIYNDTKKSFDIFEKEMGFKPKGYSYPYGEYDDRVKNVIKKFDFKYIANQNNGSINENSDIFDLNRVALVGKVNLKEKLKYKTLEVEWIEPQNYPKNGILTKVKAKVNPEVKTAKLFISTYGWQDIKVKNGIIDIKLDKKLNLNRNRVAISTDYYTISNKLLIK, translated from the coding sequence ATGAAGTATTTCTTACTTCTTTGTTTATCTTATCTCTATTTAAATGCAAACGGACATATTTTTGTATATCACCGTTTTGGAGATTCTAAACATGAAAGTACAAATACTTCTATAAAAGAGCTAGAACAGCAATTTGATTATTTAAAAAAATATAATTATGAGGTTGTTCCTCTTTCTAAAATAATAGATAGACTTGCAAAAAAAGAGAATATTCCTAATAATTGGGTAGCATTTACTATTGATGACGCTTACAAAAGTTTTTATCAAAATGGTCTTGAAATATTCAAGAAATATAATTATCCATTTACACTTTTTGTTTATGTTGAAGCAACAAATAAAAAGTATGGTGATTTTATGAACTGGGAAGAGATAAAAGAGAGTTCAAAATATGGAGATATTGAATTACACTCTTATTCACATGAACAATTAATTAAATTATCTGACGAAGAGATTTATAATGATACAAAAAAATCTTTTGATATTTTTGAAAAAGAGATGGGATTTAAACCAAAAGGATATTCATACCCGTATGGAGAATATGATGATAGGGTTAAGAACGTTATAAAAAAGTTTGATTTTAAGTATATTGCAAATCAAAATAATGGTTCTATAAATGAAAATAGTGATATTTTTGATTTAAATAGAGTTGCATTAGTCGGAAAAGTAAATTTAAAAGAAAAACTAAAATATAAAACACTAGAAGTTGAGTGGATTGAACCACAAAATTATCCTAAAAATGGTATTTTGACAAAGGTAAAAGCGAAAGTTAATCCTGAAGTAAAAACCGCAAAATTATTTATATCAACTTATGGTTGGCAAGATATCAAAGTTAAAAATGGTATAATAGATATCAAATTAGATAAAAAGTTAAATCTAAATAGAAATAGAGTTGCAATTAGTACAGATTACTACACTATTTCAAATAAATTACTTATCAAATAA
- the frr gene encoding ribosome recycling factor — protein sequence MLEEVYAQTKEHMEKSIESLKKDYKSLRTGKVSTNILDGIKVDYYGTPTDLSQVGSVLAPDATTITISPWEKNLLGAIEKAIQSANIGVNPNNDGQIIKLFFPPMTVEQRQETAKQAKGMTDNAKVAIRNIRQNSNTKIKNLLKDKAITEDESKKAQDEIQKITDSYVSKADDTFKAKEAEILKV from the coding sequence ATGTTAGAAGAAGTTTATGCCCAAACAAAAGAGCATATGGAAAAATCAATTGAATCATTAAAAAAAGATTATAAATCTTTAAGAACTGGAAAAGTTAGTACTAATATTTTAGATGGTATTAAAGTAGATTATTATGGAACACCTACTGATTTGAGTCAAGTTGGTTCTGTATTAGCTCCTGATGCTACAACAATTACTATTAGTCCATGGGAAAAGAATCTTCTAGGAGCAATTGAAAAAGCCATTCAAAGTGCAAATATTGGTGTAAATCCAAATAATGATGGTCAAATAATAAAACTATTTTTCCCTCCAATGACTGTTGAACAAAGACAAGAAACAGCTAAACAAGCAAAAGGTATGACTGATAATGCAAAAGTTGCAATTAGAAATATCAGACAAAACTCTAATACAAAAATCAAAAATTTATTAAAAGATAAAGCTATTACTGAAGATGAGAGTAAAAAAGCTCAAGATGAAATCCAAAAGATTACTGATTCTTATGTTTCAAAAGCAGATGATACATTCAAAGCTAAAGAAGCTGAAATCTTAAAAGTATAA
- the pyrE gene encoding orotate phosphoribosyltransferase, whose amino-acid sequence MNVEQIYKDANALLEGHFKLSSGNYSKFYLQSAKVLEDPKTAKLLADALAEQIKKSGIKVDAVCSPALGGLIAGFALATALDVRFIFAERAEGEMTIRRGFEVKEGETYIICEDIITTGGSALEAAREVEKAGGIVVAYAALANRGFCSRVGSDIERKDNCKLPLDKPLFALEDFAFQMYTPDECDFKDIAYKPGSRGN is encoded by the coding sequence ATGAACGTAGAACAAATATACAAAGATGCGAATGCTTTATTAGAGGGGCATTTTAAATTAAGTAGCGGAAATTACTCTAAATTTTATTTACAATCAGCAAAAGTTCTTGAAGATCCTAAAACTGCAAAGTTACTAGCAGATGCTCTAGCAGAACAAATTAAAAAATCTGGAATTAAAGTAGATGCTGTTTGTTCTCCTGCACTTGGTGGATTAATAGCTGGTTTTGCACTTGCAACTGCTTTGGATGTAAGATTTATTTTTGCAGAACGAGCAGAAGGTGAAATGACTATTAGAAGAGGTTTTGAAGTTAAAGAAGGTGAAACGTATATTATCTGTGAAGATATTATTACAACTGGAGGAAGTGCTTTAGAAGCAGCCAGAGAAGTTGAAAAAGCTGGAGGAATCGTAGTAGCTTATGCAGCTTTGGCAAATAGAGGATTCTGTTCAAGAGTTGGAAGTGATATCGAAAGAAAAGATAACTGTAAATTACCTTTAGATAAACCACTTTTTGCTTTAGAAGATTTTGCATTCCAAATGTACACTCCTGATGAGTGTGATTTTAAAGACATTGCTTATAAACCAGGAAGTAGAGGAAACTAA
- a CDS encoding RDD family protein has translation MAKWRDVKQNKIQQEKIVEKNSKLQKSNLASLPLRLKAFLTDTFLITTPIFYIVIYLIMGSGEEFAQDRAFGWGIIFAVHATIILIFWLKNGQTPGLKAYDIKLVDNNTKQRVSVIQVLVRYIATLFAVISIFLLFVPFFNKDKKTFQDILSNTIIINDK, from the coding sequence GTGGCAAAATGGAGAGATGTAAAACAAAATAAAATTCAACAAGAAAAAATTGTTGAAAAAAATTCTAAATTACAAAAAAGTAATTTAGCATCTCTTCCACTAAGATTAAAAGCTTTCTTAACAGATACTTTTTTAATCACTACTCCTATTTTTTACATAGTTATCTATTTAATCATGGGAAGTGGTGAAGAATTTGCTCAAGATAGAGCTTTTGGATGGGGAATAATATTTGCAGTTCATGCAACTATTATTTTAATATTTTGGCTAAAAAATGGTCAAACTCCAGGACTAAAAGCTTATGATATAAAACTTGTAGATAATAATACGAAACAAAGAGTTTCTGTTATACAAGTTCTTGTTAGGTATATTGCAACACTGTTTGCTGTTATATCAATCTTTTTACTTTTTGTTCCATTTTTCAATAAAGACAAAAAAACATTTCAAGATATTCTTTCAAATACTATTATAATCAACGATAAATAA
- a CDS encoding MFS transporter encodes MLFFNLSAFYFFYFAAVGVYVIFLPKVLHDIGYSTFDIGIILAIPLLMKFITPFMFLKYIKLDKNMFKTALAILLILSSLFYLTLENFYLFLINNALLGVCLSLILPYLEVTAVSNLGKEKYGKSRLFGSIGFAIISLVLAKFLTQPYVAIHFYLVLNILTVIFALLLLKFDMEQKEEEKKIPFSFLKFLPFWLSLFFMQISFGAFYNFFTIYETQHGISLEMTSYLWSFGVLCEILMLYFQAPLLKNNLLNIIKFCVAITTLRWLLLYLYPDSLGITFFTQSIHAFSFGLYHSAVIIYLFTLYENKKLAQQFMYGVTYGLGGFIGALVSGAVYGEFLFLYSALFSLLSFFALYFIKKV; translated from the coding sequence ATGCTTTTTTTTAATTTATCTGCATTTTATTTCTTTTATTTTGCAGCAGTTGGAGTTTATGTAATATTTTTACCAAAGGTACTTCATGATATTGGATATAGTACTTTTGATATTGGTATTATTTTGGCAATTCCTTTATTAATGAAATTTATAACACCTTTTATGTTCTTAAAATATATAAAACTTGATAAAAATATGTTCAAAACAGCACTTGCTATTTTACTTATTTTATCATCCTTGTTTTATTTAACGTTAGAAAACTTTTATCTTTTTTTGATTAATAATGCTCTTTTGGGAGTTTGTTTATCTTTGATTTTACCATATCTTGAAGTAACTGCTGTTTCAAATTTAGGAAAAGAGAAATATGGCAAATCAAGACTTTTTGGCTCAATTGGTTTTGCAATAATCTCTTTGGTTTTAGCAAAATTTCTGACACAACCTTATGTTGCTATTCATTTTTATTTAGTCTTAAATATTTTAACTGTTATTTTTGCACTATTACTTTTAAAATTTGATATGGAACAAAAAGAAGAAGAGAAAAAAATTCCTTTTTCATTTTTAAAATTCTTACCATTTTGGTTAAGTCTGTTTTTTATGCAAATAAGTTTTGGGGCATTTTATAACTTCTTTACTATTTATGAAACACAACATGGAATAAGTCTTGAAATGACATCTTATCTTTGGTCTTTTGGTGTCCTTTGTGAAATTTTAATGCTTTATTTTCAAGCACCACTTTTAAAAAATAATCTTTTAAATATTATAAAGTTTTGTGTTGCAATTACAACTCTTAGATGGTTATTATTATATTTATATCCTGATTCTTTAGGAATTACATTTTTTACTCAGTCAATTCATGCTTTTTCATTCGGGCTTTATCATAGTGCTGTAATCATATATTTATTTACTCTTTATGAAAACAAAAAATTAGCTCAACAATTCATGTATGGAGTGACTTATGGACTTGGTGGATTTATAGGAGCTTTAGTTTCAGGAGCTGTTTATGGGGAGTTTCTATTCCTTTATAGTGCTTTATTTTCTCTTTTATCTTTTTTTGCACTTTATTTCATAAAAAAAGTGTAG
- a CDS encoding mechanosensitive ion channel domain-containing protein, which yields MKLLLFIFLFSLNLFALNIDKTWYEQSSENLEKIYLEQLKKIEFQENNFSNEDKEQIDYQILLLKKLSTLVKQENNIKIQEVSKIEDLESYIKQIKEYIKLEKELTNRKNEYDDNIKKIELLEEQISKLTEKNSITSINSQLLYAFYKLKNKQNKFIIDKYIKNQNNFRKSLLDSLKNIKIPNNETLQAKITKIENIHEQILKEEKRLSLALDKAKISENEQKINSLNNEIDILKNEKSKVIDSMIYTKIEFLIPLLKNKDSKYFEINKGLQDFIEKSPETYTSLVELLKYLSREHLGVTKTTFIDTKESFFDILKYTWEEINNPIIPIGEGISILAISKFFLIFIIGFTIATFYKKKISNSTTHYLRNTSIATRTMLANLGYYFLVAITFVFGLKSVGIDLSSLTILVGALSVGIGFGLQNIVSNFISGIILIFEKSIQVGHIIEISTGLRGKVSQINMRSSVVTTFDNIDIIIPNSTLIQNNVINLTFSDDIRRLNVPFGVAYGCDIDEVIKIVLDSLQTSNLIYIRNMPQKAPKVRMTSMNTSSIDFELLVWISENPDENGVGSSNMSDFLIFLYKTLQKNNIEIPFPQMDIHLKRS from the coding sequence ATGAAATTATTACTATTTATTTTTCTTTTTAGTTTAAACCTATTTGCTTTAAATATAGACAAAACTTGGTACGAACAATCAAGTGAAAATTTAGAAAAAATTTATTTAGAGCAACTAAAAAAAATCGAATTTCAAGAAAATAATTTCTCTAATGAAGATAAAGAACAAATTGATTATCAAATTCTTTTGTTAAAAAAATTATCTACTTTAGTAAAACAAGAAAACAACATAAAAATACAAGAAGTTTCTAAAATAGAAGATTTAGAAAGTTATATAAAACAGATTAAAGAGTATATAAAATTAGAGAAAGAATTAACAAATAGAAAAAATGAATATGATGATAATATCAAAAAAATTGAATTATTAGAAGAACAAATATCAAAATTAACAGAAAAAAACTCTATTACTTCAATCAATTCTCAACTACTTTATGCTTTTTATAAACTAAAAAATAAACAAAATAAATTCATTATTGATAAATATATAAAAAATCAAAATAATTTTAGAAAATCTCTTCTTGATAGTTTAAAAAATATAAAAATTCCAAATAATGAAACACTACAAGCTAAGATAACAAAAATAGAAAATATACATGAACAAATTTTAAAGGAAGAAAAAAGATTATCTCTTGCTTTAGATAAAGCAAAAATAAGTGAAAATGAACAAAAAATCAATTCATTAAATAATGAAATTGATATATTAAAAAATGAAAAATCAAAAGTTATTGACTCTATGATTTATACTAAAATAGAATTCTTAATTCCTCTTTTAAAAAACAAAGATTCAAAATATTTTGAAATAAACAAAGGATTACAAGATTTTATTGAAAAAAGTCCTGAAACTTATACAAGTTTAGTTGAACTCCTAAAATATCTTTCAAGAGAACATTTGGGAGTTACAAAAACTACTTTTATAGATACAAAAGAGAGTTTTTTTGATATTTTAAAATATACTTGGGAAGAGATAAATAATCCAATTATTCCAATTGGTGAAGGAATATCTATATTGGCGATTAGTAAATTCTTTTTAATTTTCATTATAGGTTTTACAATTGCTACTTTTTATAAAAAGAAAATATCAAATTCTACAACTCACTATTTAAGAAATACCTCTATTGCAACAAGAACAATGCTTGCAAATCTTGGTTATTATTTTTTAGTTGCTATAACTTTTGTTTTTGGACTTAAATCTGTTGGTATTGATTTATCTTCACTTACTATTTTAGTTGGGGCATTATCAGTTGGTATTGGATTTGGTTTACAAAATATAGTTTCAAATTTTATTTCAGGAATTATATTAATATTTGAAAAATCAATTCAAGTTGGACATATTATAGAGATTTCAACAGGACTTAGAGGAAAAGTTTCTCAAATAAATATGAGAAGTAGTGTCGTTACAACTTTTGATAATATTGATATTATTATTCCAAACTCAACTTTAATTCAAAATAATGTAATAAATCTTACATTTTCAGATGATATTAGAAGATTAAATGTTCCTTTTGGTGTAGCTTATGGTTGTGATATTGATGAAGTAATAAAAATAGTTTTAGATTCTTTACAAACAAGTAACTTAATATATATAAGAAATATGCCACAAAAAGCTCCAAAGGTTAGAATGACTTCTATGAATACAAGTTCTATTGACTTTGAATTACTTGTTTGGATTAGTGAGAATCCTGATGAAAATGGTGTTGGTTCTTCTAATATGTCAGATTTTTTAATCTTCTTATATAAAACTTTACAAAAAAACAATATTGAAATTCCATTCCCTCAAATGGATATACATTTAAAAAGAAGTTAG
- the zntB gene encoding zinc transporter ZntB, translating into MKNRNCLFNFLKEEELMPNSPVKAFLLDKKGSSLELSYDELENINNEDKILWVHFDYSSKEAIDWITNKSGIDSVAIDALLTEETRPRTTILGEALLIALRGVNLNPNSKPEDMISIRLYISPNLIISTRKRNLLSVDEIIDDLKNSKGVKSSAEFLVELTRKVTDRMDMVIDEIQDRTDLLEENFIDSENTEYRSEILAIRRETIVLKRYLTPQKDALIKLYNEKISWIDEYQRIELRETNDQLMRHIEELDTIRDKVILIQEELANSMNEQLNKKMYMLSIISAIFLPLTFLTGLLGINIGGIPGAENENAFYVFIIILFIVITLQFFIFKKKKWL; encoded by the coding sequence ATTAAAAACAGAAATTGTTTATTCAATTTTTTAAAAGAGGAAGAACTTATGCCAAATAGTCCCGTTAAAGCTTTTTTACTTGATAAAAAAGGTTCATCTTTAGAACTAAGTTATGATGAATTAGAAAATATAAACAATGAAGATAAAATTTTATGGGTTCATTTTGATTATTCAAGCAAAGAGGCAATTGATTGGATTACAAATAAAAGTGGTATAGATTCAGTTGCTATTGATGCTTTATTAACAGAAGAGACAAGACCAAGAACTACTATTTTGGGTGAAGCTTTACTTATTGCTTTAAGAGGCGTAAATTTAAACCCAAATTCCAAACCTGAGGATATGATATCAATCAGACTTTATATTTCACCTAATTTAATTATTAGTACAAGAAAAAGAAATCTTTTATCCGTTGATGAAATAATAGATGATTTAAAAAATTCTAAAGGTGTTAAATCTTCTGCAGAGTTTTTAGTTGAACTAACACGAAAAGTCACTGATAGAATGGATATGGTTATTGATGAGATTCAAGATAGAACAGATTTATTAGAAGAGAATTTTATTGATTCTGAAAATACAGAATATAGAAGTGAGATTTTGGCAATTAGAAGAGAAACTATAGTTTTAAAAAGATATTTAACTCCTCAAAAAGATGCGTTAATAAAACTTTATAATGAAAAAATATCTTGGATAGATGAATATCAAAGAATAGAATTAAGAGAGACAAATGACCAATTAATGAGGCATATAGAAGAACTTGATACTATTAGAGATAAAGTGATATTAATTCAAGAAGAGTTAGCTAATAGCATGAATGAACAACTAAATAAGAAAATGTATATGTTATCTATAATTTCAGCAATTTTTTTACCACTTACATTTTTAACAGGACTTTTAGGAATAAATATAGGTGGAATTCCAGGTGCTGAAAATGAAAATGCATTTTATGTTTTTATAATTATTTTATTTATAGTTATAACTTTGCAGTTTTTTATTTTTAAAAAAAAGAAGTGGTTATAA
- a CDS encoding YaaA family protein, whose product MKILFSPSETKIAGGDEISFDKNSFIFPELFEKRMEIVKQYNDFITTASKEELIKLFGTKKEDVLEQYSKDLFKTPTMKVIQRYDGVAFDYLEYSKLKENEKSYIDENVLIFSNLFGVLKAGNKGLPDYKLKQGETFFDLKIEKFYMDNFSKALNEYLKDEDIIDLRAGFYEKFYKIEKPYTTMKFIKDGKVVSHWAKAYRGIILKLLAKNGIKTIDELMSMEIENLKIEEIKKSKLKTEIVYSIF is encoded by the coding sequence AATAGCAGGTGGAGATGAAATATCTTTTGATAAAAATAGTTTTATTTTTCCCGAACTTTTTGAAAAAAGAATGGAAATTGTAAAACAATATAATGATTTCATTACAACTGCTTCAAAAGAAGAGTTGATAAAACTTTTTGGAACAAAAAAAGAAGATGTATTAGAGCAATATTCAAAGGATTTATTTAAAACTCCTACGATGAAAGTAATTCAAAGATATGACGGAGTTGCTTTTGATTATTTGGAATATTCAAAATTAAAAGAAAATGAAAAATCTTATATTGATGAAAATGTTTTGATTTTTTCGAATCTCTTTGGAGTTTTAAAAGCAGGGAATAAAGGACTCCCTGATTATAAACTAAAACAAGGAGAGACTTTTTTTGATTTAAAAATAGAGAAATTTTATATGGATAATTTTTCAAAAGCTTTAAATGAATATTTAAAAGATGAAGACATTATTGATTTAAGAGCTGGATTTTATGAAAAGTTTTACAAAATAGAAAAACCATATACAACAATGAAATTTATAAAAGATGGAAAAGTAGTAAGCCATTGGGCAAAAGCTTACAGAGGAATTATTTTAAAACTTCTTGCAAAAAATGGTATAAAAACTATTGATGAATTAATGAGTATGGAAATAGAAAATCTAAAAATTGAAGAGATAAAAAAGAGTAAATTAAAAACAGAAATTGTTTATTCAATTTTTTAA